TTTCGCTGATACAGATCCGTCAGGTCTGCTTCTGTGGGCGCTTTGCCTTGAGATAATTTGGTGAGCAATAACAAATTGGTCAACTGTTGTTCTAGGGCTTGACCATAATAAACTGCCAGTCCAAAATATGCAAATAACTCCTTTGATTGTTCACTCTCTGGTACTTGTGTATGCTTCATCTTTCCCCTCCACTTCTGTACGGTCTGCCAGAGCTATAATAAACTGATATCATCCATATGATTTGGAGAAGTTTATGTTCGCTTCACATCTACTGTTAATTCTCCAGTTCCCTACATATTTCCTCTTCAAGAAACGAAAATAAATCTAACCTTGTGCTAAAAAGAAAAACAGACCATGCTGTACATCCACAGCAATGGTCTGGTCATTTGCTTATATATAGTTAGTTTGGTATACAATCTTACGCGTATACTTCAACCGCATCGCTAATCAAACGGCATGCCTCAGCACATCTACGGCAGGCATCAATACATTCCTGACAATGTGTATGTATATGCTTGCTGCTTTCATCTGCACAGGCTTCACAAATTTCGGCACACAGACGAAGAATTCCGGCTACAAACGGACTTTGGCGAGTCATCGCTTGTACGGCATAAGAACAAATATCCGCACATTCACGATCTAACCGCATGCTTTCACGCAGAGAAGCAAGATCATATTCTTTTAGGCTTGAGACATAGCTATAATTACAGGCATTCATACTTTCCAAACAAGCGTCAATGCACTCCTGATATTGAATTCGGGTCATAGCCTTAAACCTCCTGTATTTTTATAGGGTATGCGATACTATTAACCTACAAGATTAGGAATGAACCATTACAACTTCTGACAAGGAGATCTGATTATAGGCTTCTCTTAACAGTACTAGGACGAACGAAGTTACGTCCTTCCATCTCCAGAAGCCTAGTGCGCAGCTCGCTAGATGAGAAATGTTCACCGATAAATACCGCTACGTCAGGCACTTCGCCTTGTGGTGTAATTTTCATAAAATCAGCTTCACGATAGGCATATTGGAAAAGAAACCGGCTGGAGGTGTCATTAAAGGTCACAATACCTTTAGCTCGATAAACATCACGCGGCAGTTCCTTAACAAACTGTTCGAATTCCTCACTGTTTACTGGACGTTTAAAATAAT
This Paenibacillus sp. FSL R5-0345 DNA region includes the following protein-coding sequences:
- a CDS encoding four-helix bundle copper-binding protein; translated protein: MTRIQYQECIDACLESMNACNYSYVSSLKEYDLASLRESMRLDRECADICSYAVQAMTRQSPFVAGILRLCAEICEACADESSKHIHTHCQECIDACRRCAEACRLISDAVEVYA